In one Sporomusa sphaeroides DSM 2875 genomic region, the following are encoded:
- a CDS encoding ABC transporter ATP-binding protein, with translation MDGFKKVLFYAREHRRKIYFALLLILGSVIAGICPYFIVYDIILRFVETHTATTKYVLFMSGAVVACLLLQSFLHYKGLALSHEAAYDTLMGMRIQFADKLTKLSLGDIQANGTGSYKKNFVDDIESVELLLAHMLPEGIPYVLTPVAMYLIFFILDWRLALLSIAAMAVGLVAVIIMAKSETKKMERYYSAARKMNATIIEYISGMEVIKIFNRTTSSYENYVSSVEDYKKYTLVWFRESWTYMAIYGAVLPCTILFLLPVGTIFYLDGTLTLYTFVFALLLSMSLGQPFIRLVEFFPTIPILKHKIGQLEKTFTGEELTFIDQGIVPENYDVEFQDVTFAYDQKEVIEQVSFCAKENNVTAIVGASGSGKSTLAKLLVHFWDVKAGRITIGGVNINDMSFERLMNLISYVSQDTFLFKDSLRENIRVGRPGASDDEVMTAAKLAMCHEFIMKMEKGYDTNAGEAGDKLSGGEKQRLTIARAILKNAPIIILDEATAFTDPENEDKIQAALNQLIIGKTVIVIAHRLSTIVEADTILLMDKGRLLMQGTHTELLERSGKYQSLWDSHRQTLDWGIQVKEGQNA, from the coding sequence CGCCACGACAAAGTATGTACTCTTTATGAGCGGTGCCGTTGTCGCCTGTTTGTTATTACAGTCATTTCTGCATTACAAGGGCTTGGCCTTATCGCATGAGGCGGCTTATGACACTTTGATGGGAATGCGCATACAATTTGCCGATAAGCTGACCAAATTGTCGTTGGGGGATATCCAGGCGAACGGGACGGGAAGTTATAAGAAAAACTTTGTCGATGACATTGAAAGCGTGGAACTGCTCCTTGCCCATATGTTGCCGGAAGGTATACCTTATGTTCTCACGCCGGTTGCCATGTATCTTATCTTTTTTATTCTGGACTGGCGTCTGGCCCTGCTTTCGATTGCCGCAATGGCCGTTGGCCTCGTAGCTGTTATTATCATGGCGAAGAGTGAAACGAAAAAAATGGAACGCTATTATAGCGCTGCGAGAAAAATGAACGCGACTATAATCGAATATATTTCAGGCATGGAAGTCATTAAAATCTTTAACCGGACGACAAGTTCTTACGAAAACTATGTGTCGTCGGTGGAGGATTATAAAAAGTATACATTGGTGTGGTTCCGTGAATCGTGGACGTATATGGCGATTTACGGCGCGGTTCTTCCCTGTACCATACTGTTTTTGCTGCCTGTAGGCACAATATTTTATCTTGATGGAACCTTAACCCTGTACACCTTTGTCTTTGCCTTGCTGTTATCTATGAGCCTGGGGCAGCCGTTTATCCGGCTGGTGGAATTTTTCCCTACGATTCCTATTCTTAAACATAAAATAGGCCAACTGGAAAAAACCTTTACCGGTGAAGAATTGACGTTTATTGATCAGGGAATTGTCCCGGAAAATTATGACGTGGAATTTCAGGATGTTACCTTTGCCTATGATCAAAAAGAAGTCATTGAGCAGGTTTCCTTCTGCGCTAAAGAAAACAATGTTACGGCCATTGTCGGCGCGTCAGGGAGCGGCAAAAGCACCCTGGCCAAATTGCTGGTGCATTTTTGGGATGTTAAAGCCGGCCGGATTACGATCGGCGGCGTCAATATTAACGACATGTCTTTTGAACGGCTGATGAATCTAATCAGCTATGTCTCGCAGGACACCTTTTTGTTTAAGGATTCGCTGAGGGAGAATATTCGCGTCGGCAGACCTGGCGCCAGTGACGACGAGGTGATGACGGCGGCGAAGCTGGCAATGTGTCATGAATTTATTATGAAAATGGAAAAAGGGTATGACACCAATGCCGGTGAGGCGGGAGATAAGCTTTCCGGCGGGGAAAAACAACGTCTTACCATTGCCAGGGCAATCCTGAAAAATGCTCCTATTATCATTTTGGATGAGGCCACTGCCTTTACCGATCCGGAAAATGAGGATAAAATCCAGGCAGCGTTAAATCAGCTGATTATCGGTAAAACCGTGATTGTTATAGCTCACCGGCTTTCCACGATTGTGGAGGCCGATACGATCCTGCTGATGGATAAAGGGCGTCTGCTTATGCAAGGTACTCATACCGAACTGCTGGAGAGATCAGGAAAATACCAGTCGCTATGGGATTCTCACCGGCAAACGCTGGACTGGGGAATTCAGGTCAAGGAGGGGCAAAATGCTTAG
- a CDS encoding ABC transporter ATP-binding protein yields the protein MLRIIGRILRLSGKYAGRIKLAFVVSIFEAIFTQVPILAVLFILIKLVVGTLESRDAWIAGAVVAASVVLRALAKRLVDGLQSSAGYEVFAEERIRLGDHLKRLPMGYFSEGNIGNITAVITSDLVFIEEHSMSMLARVISIYLSAPIGCIIMTVLDYRIGLISAVTLLVAFIALERVHRVAKRQTVLKQEGQSRLIGAVLEYVKGISVIKAFNMTGQRGEKINREFQKHRDMSIRFEEEFIPPSLQYDSCFAWGTGFTVLAVCYFTLKQTMELPLLLMMLIFVFQTYLPFKMLGVLSVIMRMMEVALNRYDAIKQIAIMDEAGKDIKLAHFDIEFNNVSFAYEREKVLHNVNFHIPERSMTALVGKSGCGKTTIVNLMARFWDVQEGEVKIGGVNVKEMTCDSLLKNISMVFQQVYLFHDTILNNIRFGKPDATLEEVTAACRKAGCHDFIMELEHGYDTLVGEGGSSLSGGEKQRISIARAILKDAPVILLDEATASVDPDNEKHIQEAINALVKDKTLVVIAHRLSTIREADQILVIDDGKIIQRGVHQDLIAEEGQYYDFWQRRLHAGSWKISKALHS from the coding sequence ATGCTTAGGATTATCGGCAGGATATTACGACTCTCCGGCAAATATGCCGGGAGAATAAAACTAGCCTTTGTTGTCAGCATCTTTGAGGCCATCTTTACACAGGTCCCTATTCTCGCGGTGTTATTTATCCTTATTAAACTGGTGGTCGGCACGCTTGAAAGCCGTGACGCCTGGATTGCGGGCGCTGTTGTCGCCGCCAGCGTGGTGCTGAGGGCCTTGGCCAAACGCCTGGTTGACGGTTTGCAGAGCAGTGCCGGGTACGAAGTTTTCGCCGAAGAAAGAATCAGGCTGGGCGATCATTTAAAAAGACTGCCGATGGGGTATTTTTCCGAGGGCAATATTGGCAATATTACGGCGGTGATTACCTCGGATCTGGTTTTTATCGAAGAACACTCCATGTCGATGCTGGCCCGCGTAATTTCCATTTATTTAAGTGCGCCGATCGGCTGCATCATAATGACTGTTTTGGATTACAGAATCGGTCTGATTTCCGCCGTTACCCTGCTGGTGGCCTTTATTGCCCTGGAGCGGGTTCACCGGGTGGCAAAACGGCAGACCGTGCTCAAACAGGAAGGCCAATCCCGGCTGATTGGCGCCGTGCTGGAATATGTGAAGGGGATTTCTGTAATAAAAGCCTTTAATATGACCGGTCAACGGGGGGAGAAAATAAACCGGGAGTTTCAAAAGCACCGGGATATGTCCATCCGGTTTGAAGAAGAATTTATTCCGCCCAGTCTGCAGTATGACAGCTGCTTCGCCTGGGGAACGGGTTTTACCGTGCTGGCGGTCTGTTACTTTACCCTTAAGCAGACCATGGAATTGCCTTTGCTGTTGATGATGCTGATTTTTGTGTTTCAAACTTATCTTCCTTTTAAAATGCTGGGGGTACTGAGCGTTATTATGCGGATGATGGAGGTTGCCCTTAACCGGTATGATGCCATCAAGCAAATTGCCATTATGGATGAGGCCGGCAAGGATATAAAACTGGCGCATTTTGATATTGAATTTAATAACGTGTCCTTTGCCTATGAGCGGGAAAAAGTGCTGCATAATGTCAATTTCCACATTCCGGAGCGCAGTATGACGGCCCTTGTCGGTAAATCAGGCTGCGGCAAAACGACTATTGTCAATTTGATGGCCCGGTTTTGGGATGTCCAGGAGGGTGAAGTCAAAATCGGCGGCGTGAATGTCAAGGAAATGACCTGCGACAGTTTGCTCAAAAATATCAGTATGGTATTTCAACAAGTATATCTGTTTCACGATACGATACTGAATAACATCAGATTCGGCAAACCCGACGCTACACTGGAAGAAGTAACAGCAGCCTGCCGCAAAGCCGGCTGCCATGATTTTATCATGGAACTGGAACATGGCTATGATACCCTGGTGGGAGAAGGCGGTTCCTCCCTGTCCGGCGGGGAAAAGCAGCGCATTTCCATTGCCAGGGCCATCCTGAAGGATGCGCCGGTTATCCTGCTGGATGAGGCCACAGCCAGTGTGGATCCGGATAATGAAAAGCATATCCAGGAAGCCATTAATGCGCTGGTTAAGGACAAGACGCTGGTGGTTATTGCCCACCGGTTGTCCACCATCAGGGAGGCTGACCAGATACTGGTAATTGATGACGGAAAAATTATCCAGAGAGGCGTTCATCAGGATCTTATTGCGGAAGAAGGCCAATATTACGATTTTTGGCAGCGCCGCCTGCATGCGGGGAGCTGGAAAATTAGTAAGGCTTTACATTCATAG
- a CDS encoding TonB-dependent receptor plug domain-containing protein, translating to MGKRKRQKQLLHIMLSGALLLGVPAQAIAEEMAEAEFSLEEYVVTASRMPTKLSETAANVTVVSREEIEKKNITSVAEALTQAGVNVTVEGGSVGESSSVTLNGDSRVVVLVDGRRINQEQRMDQLSVGYSLGTLPDLASVEKIEVVRGAASSLYGSSGVGGVINIITRKGAENRTTASTEFGSWGSKRYNLQTGGTSGDISYMVTAGRWTQDHYEYKDPFTGRVVTMPNSDFSRENASIRLDKDFGDNRTLTLYFDHLREDAGSPITRPGLSSQGPYFTEFFRPDSNRQITQNNVSLAYRWQQGENVTNNLQLYRNHYKLRWANIKAGSLSTYIDEEDGVEWNQTRRLSDQHTLLGGFDWRNTYVDNRNMDYVNNKMRNLGYFIEDRWSWDPNWTLTSGVRHDDPSEYKSKSTARFSLNRKINEASNVYLSWGQVYRGPNATDLFRPDDVNYRRNPNLKPEDGHTTTLGLNTKLPGGTTIQASLFSTYLKNAFDWDYSHMYTDGYAQMINIAEQKRRGLDISVTQPLAEHWDLTAGYAYLRSEKNDKSGSGYRPDIANSNPNAYRLGVLYHNNAWNVSASLRGATGRSLDAFTSRQYWVTDVAASYQMNPDVKVYAKVYNLTNRAYETMYLFDTVGTQPMASRQFVFGVEGRL from the coding sequence ATGGGCAAGAGGAAGAGGCAAAAACAGCTACTGCACATAATGCTGAGCGGGGCACTGCTGCTGGGGGTGCCGGCACAGGCAATCGCGGAGGAAATGGCAGAGGCGGAATTCAGCCTGGAGGAATATGTGGTGACGGCCAGCCGTATGCCGACTAAGTTATCGGAAACTGCCGCCAATGTAACGGTGGTCAGCCGGGAGGAGATTGAAAAAAAGAATATTACCAGCGTCGCCGAGGCCCTGACTCAGGCCGGTGTTAACGTGACTGTGGAGGGCGGCAGTGTGGGAGAAAGCTCTTCCGTAACCCTCAACGGCGACAGCCGGGTGGTTGTCCTGGTGGACGGCCGCAGGATTAATCAGGAACAGCGGATGGATCAATTATCTGTCGGGTACAGCCTGGGTACCCTGCCTGATCTGGCCAGCGTGGAGAAGATTGAAGTGGTGCGGGGCGCGGCCTCATCTCTCTACGGCAGTTCCGGGGTTGGCGGTGTTATCAATATCATTACACGCAAAGGGGCGGAAAACCGGACAACGGCTTCAACTGAATTCGGCAGTTGGGGTTCCAAGCGCTACAATCTGCAAACCGGCGGCACGAGCGGTGATATCAGTTATATGGTAACGGCCGGACGGTGGACGCAGGATCATTACGAATACAAAGACCCGTTCACCGGCCGGGTTGTCACTATGCCTAACAGCGATTTCAGCAGAGAGAATGCCTCGATCCGCCTTGATAAGGACTTTGGCGACAACCGGACCTTGACCCTTTATTTTGACCATTTGCGAGAGGATGCCGGCTCGCCGATAACAAGACCGGGACTGAGTTCTCAGGGGCCATACTTCACCGAATTTTTCCGGCCGGATTCCAACCGTCAGATCACCCAGAATAATGTGTCCTTGGCTTACCGCTGGCAGCAGGGGGAGAATGTAACCAATAACCTGCAGCTTTACCGCAATCATTACAAGCTGCGCTGGGCGAATATTAAAGCCGGTTCCCTGTCCACTTATATCGACGAGGAGGACGGTGTGGAGTGGAATCAGACCCGGCGTTTGAGCGACCAGCATACGCTGCTGGGCGGTTTTGACTGGCGCAATACCTATGTCGATAACCGGAATATGGACTATGTCAATAATAAAATGCGCAATCTGGGCTATTTCATAGAAGACCGTTGGAGCTGGGATCCCAATTGGACGCTCACCTCCGGTGTGCGGCATGACGATCCCAGTGAATATAAGAGCAAGTCCACCGCCCGCTTTAGTCTCAACCGGAAAATCAATGAAGCCAGCAATGTCTATCTATCCTGGGGCCAGGTGTACAGGGGCCCCAATGCGACCGATTTATTCAGACCGGATGATGTGAATTACCGGCGCAACCCCAATCTCAAGCCAGAGGATGGCCATACCACCACTTTGGGCCTGAACACTAAGCTGCCCGGCGGCACAACCATCCAGGCCAGTCTGTTCAGCACTTATTTAAAAAATGCCTTTGACTGGGACTATAGTCACATGTATACAGACGGTTACGCCCAGATGATTAATATAGCGGAACAGAAAAGACGCGGCCTGGATATTAGTGTAACTCAGCCGCTGGCCGAGCATTGGGACCTGACTGCCGGTTACGCTTATCTCCGGTCGGAAAAAAACGATAAGAGCGGCAGCGGGTACCGGCCGGATATTGCCAACAGCAACCCCAATGCGTATCGGCTGGGGGTCCTGTACCACAACAATGCCTGGAATGTCAGCGCTTCGCTGCGCGGCGCCACCGGTCGCAGCCTGGACGCCTTTACCTCCAGGCAGTACTGGGTAACCGATGTTGCGGCCAGTTATCAAATGAACCCCGATGTCAAGGTATATGCCAAAGTATATAATCTGACCAACCGGGCCTATGAAACGATGTATCTGTTTGATACGGTTGGAACACAGCCGATGGCGTCCCGCCAATTTGTATTTGGTGTGGAAGGCCGGCTGTAG
- a CDS encoding ABC transporter ATP-binding protein, with the protein MKKWLSGLTAVALPPPRPDAAAVELTAVRKVYTTGAGQFAALQGINLQVDRGEFVAVVGKSGSGKSTLINMITGIDRPTAGEVWVAGTPVHTLTENQIAVWRGRTLGVVFQFFQLLPTLTTLENVMLPMDFCQVYDKAARPERALALLELVGVGQQAGKLPANLSGGQQQRVAIARALANDPPLVVADEPTGNLDNRTAVAVIDLFRELTQAGKTIIMVTHDQDLACQSSRIVTVAEGGIRPAATERGGDA; encoded by the coding sequence TTGAAAAAATGGTTATCAGGCCTCACAGCAGTGGCTTTGCCGCCTCCCCGGCCGGATGCGGCGGCCGTGGAACTGACCGCAGTGCGCAAAGTGTATACGACTGGCGCCGGCCAATTTGCAGCCTTGCAAGGCATCAATCTGCAGGTGGACCGGGGAGAATTTGTGGCCGTGGTGGGCAAATCGGGCAGCGGCAAGTCCACGTTGATTAATATGATCACCGGCATTGACCGCCCCACCGCCGGGGAAGTATGGGTGGCTGGAACGCCGGTGCACACCTTGACGGAAAACCAGATTGCTGTGTGGCGGGGTCGAACGCTGGGGGTGGTATTTCAGTTCTTTCAACTGTTGCCCACCTTGACGACGCTGGAGAATGTCATGCTGCCCATGGATTTTTGCCAGGTCTATGACAAGGCCGCACGGCCCGAGCGGGCGCTCGCATTGCTGGAATTGGTCGGTGTCGGACAGCAAGCCGGCAAGCTGCCGGCCAATTTGTCGGGCGGCCAGCAGCAGCGGGTGGCTATTGCCCGGGCGCTGGCCAATGATCCGCCGCTGGTAGTGGCGGACGAACCAACCGGCAATCTTGATAACCGGACGGCCGTGGCGGTCATTGATCTTTTCCGGGAACTGACCCAGGCCGGCAAAACCATCATCATGGTTACCCATGATCAGGATCTTGCCTGTCAAAGCAGCCGTATCGTCACGGTGGCTGAGGGCGGGATCCGGCCGGCCGCAACGGAGCGTGGCGGAGATGCTTAG
- a CDS encoding ABC transporter permease produces the protein MLRYRLLSPRWCKVWVDLAGNKLRSLLVVLSITVGVFAVGMVYSSYLMFQRDLAGSWGAASPADVGLYADPFDEELIDSIRSLRGVREADGRFNADVRVRTANGEWRYMWLTAIPDYSKQKVNVVRSQSGSWPPGDGDVLLERSSIKELGVSEGSRILVETAAGNKRLLKVTGVVYDPCQIPSLFSGRSYGYIDMDTLEKLDEERRLNQVNLVVEPWVLQGKETAPIEAVGRRAFSKLEQGDTTITWFQVNKPGEHLMQGSISAILLLLAVMGVLSLLLSTFLLINTVTAILTQQVRQLGIMKAIGAQRGQLLRMYLTLVGAYGILALVVAAPLGALAAGALTGFMAGLFNFDSGGLELPPRVLLLEAAVAVGIPLAAALWPVWRGTGLTVREAISDYGIHSVAAGGRFDRYLDIVLAKLKELPRPVVLSLRNTFRRRGRLMLTLLTLTIAGTAFMAVFSVRASLSANLENTLEYYRYDVMLQFTESYRTGRITQEVMRVPGVKAVEVWGFTPGRILRDERKESENAASSEVTVLAPPVGTELIRPVMLAGRWLVPGDESALVVDTTTVNDNPHLTVGAPVVVKIGEHKLRFTVVGIAQGVWEKTCVYAPYDWLSGAIQEAGRARSVQIVAADSAPQAQKILGRAVDEHLKRQGLRVKRVTTVAETKQRIQKGNDILITFLLIMVVLLAVVGALGLAGALGLNVLERTREIGVMRAIGASSLDIGQVFVMEALCIGLISWLAGVVLAVPMAALLEYQVGLLLFHYPLDFHFSFSGVGIWLGVSSLLSLLASLLPAWNAARMSVREVLNYE, from the coding sequence ATGCTTAGGTACCGGTTGTTATCACCGCGCTGGTGCAAGGTATGGGTGGATTTGGCAGGCAACAAACTGCGGAGCTTGCTGGTAGTATTATCCATCACGGTCGGTGTATTCGCCGTCGGGATGGTGTACAGTTCCTACCTGATGTTTCAGCGGGATCTGGCAGGCAGCTGGGGGGCGGCTTCACCGGCCGATGTCGGCTTGTATGCCGATCCCTTTGATGAGGAACTCATTGACAGCATCCGCAGCCTGCGGGGCGTCAGGGAAGCCGACGGCCGGTTCAACGCGGACGTAAGGGTGCGTACCGCCAATGGCGAGTGGCGGTACATGTGGTTAACCGCCATTCCGGACTATAGCAAACAAAAGGTGAATGTAGTACGGTCTCAATCAGGGTCCTGGCCGCCGGGGGACGGTGATGTCCTCCTGGAGCGTTCGTCGATAAAGGAACTGGGCGTGAGCGAGGGGAGCCGCATTCTGGTGGAAACCGCCGCCGGGAATAAACGGCTGCTCAAAGTAACCGGAGTCGTATATGACCCCTGCCAGATTCCCAGTCTGTTCAGCGGCCGTTCCTACGGATACATCGACATGGATACCCTGGAGAAGCTGGATGAAGAGCGGCGCCTCAACCAGGTGAACCTGGTGGTCGAACCCTGGGTGCTGCAGGGGAAAGAGACGGCCCCTATTGAGGCGGTAGGCCGGCGGGCTTTTAGCAAACTGGAACAAGGGGATACGACAATAACCTGGTTTCAAGTGAACAAACCCGGCGAACATCTTATGCAGGGGTCAATCAGCGCTATCCTTCTGCTGCTGGCGGTAATGGGAGTTTTATCGCTGCTGTTGAGTACTTTTTTGCTTATCAATACTGTTACGGCCATTTTGACGCAGCAGGTGCGGCAACTGGGAATTATGAAGGCCATTGGAGCGCAGCGGGGACAATTGTTAAGAATGTATCTGACACTTGTGGGGGCGTACGGGATCCTGGCCCTGGTGGTGGCCGCCCCGCTGGGAGCATTGGCGGCCGGCGCACTGACTGGTTTTATGGCCGGTTTGTTTAATTTTGACTCCGGCGGTTTGGAACTGCCGCCCCGGGTACTCCTGCTGGAGGCGGCGGTAGCTGTTGGCATACCGCTGGCAGCGGCTTTGTGGCCGGTCTGGCGGGGGACGGGACTCACCGTGCGGGAAGCGATCAGCGATTACGGTATTCACAGCGTGGCTGCCGGTGGGCGCTTTGACCGCTATCTGGACATAGTGCTGGCAAAGTTGAAAGAACTGCCGCGTCCGGTAGTGCTGTCTTTACGAAACACCTTTCGGCGGCGGGGCCGTTTGATGCTGACGCTGTTGACACTGACCATAGCCGGTACGGCGTTTATGGCGGTATTTTCCGTGCGGGCGTCTCTCTCTGCGAATCTGGAGAATACCCTGGAGTATTATCGCTACGATGTTATGCTTCAATTTACAGAGAGTTACCGGACTGGACGCATAACTCAGGAAGTAATGCGGGTACCGGGTGTAAAAGCAGTGGAAGTCTGGGGGTTTACTCCGGGAAGGATATTGCGGGATGAACGGAAGGAATCGGAAAATGCGGCCAGCAGCGAAGTAACTGTCTTAGCGCCGCCGGTCGGTACAGAGCTTATCCGGCCGGTAATGCTCGCCGGCCGGTGGCTGGTTCCGGGAGATGAAAGCGCGCTAGTGGTGGACACCACAACAGTGAACGACAATCCGCACCTGACGGTCGGTGCACCGGTTGTCGTAAAAATAGGTGAACATAAACTGCGGTTTACTGTGGTGGGTATTGCACAGGGTGTATGGGAAAAGACCTGCGTGTATGCCCCATATGATTGGTTAAGCGGGGCGATACAGGAGGCCGGCCGGGCCCGCTCGGTACAAATTGTGGCCGCAGACAGCGCACCCCAGGCGCAGAAAATCCTGGGGCGTGCTGTGGATGAACATCTGAAGCGTCAGGGGCTGAGGGTTAAACGGGTGACTACTGTTGCGGAAACTAAGCAGCGTATTCAAAAAGGGAATGATATTTTGATTACCTTTCTTTTGATTATGGTCGTACTGTTGGCCGTTGTGGGCGCATTAGGACTGGCTGGTGCTCTGGGTCTCAATGTGCTGGAACGGACGCGGGAAATTGGTGTGATGCGGGCCATTGGCGCCTCCAGTCTGGATATTGGCCAGGTATTTGTGATGGAAGCCCTATGCATTGGCCTGATTAGTTGGCTGGCCGGAGTGGTGCTGGCCGTACCTATGGCCGCACTGCTTGAATACCAGGTCGGTCTGTTGCTTTTTCATTATCCACTGGATTTTCATTTTAGTTTTTCCGGCGTGGGCATTTGGCTGGGTGTATCGAGTCTGCTGTCGCTGCTGGCCAGTCTGCTGCCGGCCTGGAACGCGGCGCGGATGAGCGTGCGGGAGGTGCTCAACTATGAATAG
- a CDS encoding efflux RND transporter periplasmic adaptor subunit, with the protein MNSNKQTGEKAGINWEAGFVTGRFFRGRRLLALLLLAVSLTGIWWLIQGRQNKQAELPPVKADERVLAEGIIFPVRYAQMVMPVDGTIGEVLVKEGERVKAGQPLIGLVRRDYQARVGSAGADVSRAAAVVEQARVNVADTERELARQLHLDQAGATSRQQLDQARTAAERSRAALAQAEADLKTQESLLVEAESLLDKTELRAPIDGTVAYLDVKIGEHAAGGTVLVRIADETAWEVRSDDLTELMIARVRPGDPVLLTFDGIPDLEIPGRVRFIRPYGEKKRGDITYTVTIDPDRWDERLRWNMTAQLAISSLVPYQP; encoded by the coding sequence ATGAATAGTAACAAGCAAACAGGAGAAAAAGCAGGAATAAACTGGGAGGCCGGTTTTGTAACCGGCCGATTTTTCCGAGGACGCCGGCTGTTGGCACTGTTGTTGCTGGCAGTGAGCCTAACCGGCATATGGTGGCTGATTCAAGGGCGGCAGAATAAGCAGGCGGAACTGCCGCCGGTCAAGGCCGATGAACGAGTATTGGCTGAAGGCATTATCTTTCCGGTCCGCTATGCGCAGATGGTGATGCCGGTGGACGGCACCATCGGTGAAGTGCTGGTCAAGGAAGGAGAGCGGGTTAAGGCCGGCCAGCCGCTAATCGGCCTGGTGCGCAGGGATTATCAGGCCCGGGTAGGCAGCGCCGGCGCCGATGTAAGCCGGGCTGCCGCGGTCGTGGAACAAGCCCGGGTGAATGTGGCGGACACCGAGCGGGAGCTTGCCCGTCAACTGCATCTGGACCAGGCCGGCGCCACTTCCCGGCAGCAGCTTGACCAGGCCCGGACCGCCGCCGAGCGCAGCCGGGCGGCTCTGGCTCAGGCAGAGGCTGATTTAAAGACCCAGGAGAGTTTGCTGGTGGAAGCTGAAAGTCTGTTGGATAAGACTGAACTCAGGGCGCCGATCGACGGCACGGTGGCCTATCTGGATGTAAAAATAGGGGAACATGCTGCCGGCGGGACGGTGCTGGTGCGGATTGCCGACGAGACGGCCTGGGAAGTGAGGAGCGATGATTTGACCGAATTAATGATTGCCAGGGTACGGCCCGGTGACCCTGTACTGCTGACCTTTGACGGTATACCGGACCTGGAGATCCCCGGCCGGGTCAGGTTTATCCGGCCCTATGGTGAGAAAAAACGGGGGGATATTACCTACACGGTGACCATTGACCCTGACCGCTGGGACGAGCGCCTGCGCTGGAATATGACCGCTCAGCTTGCTATCAGCAGCTTAGTACCTTATCAGCCCTAA
- a CDS encoding MptD family putative ECF transporter S component produces the protein MNQNNKLQVKDLIILGVLNAVFMVIMLIFAMVLGIIPLASIFVPAAAAIPLGTVFMLLMVKVAKTGTLLLSGILQGTVSLFMGISWPLITAIVISALLGELVIRGAYKNLKRIAISYAVLIGGYAIGSFAPLVFFADAYRAMATSRGYDEVYINKIIELLNGPVFAGILAVSIAGALLGALLGKRLLRKHFSKAGIV, from the coding sequence ATGAATCAAAACAATAAACTGCAGGTCAAAGATCTGATTATTCTGGGTGTGCTTAATGCGGTGTTTATGGTCATTATGCTCATTTTTGCCATGGTTTTGGGGATAATTCCCCTTGCCAGTATTTTTGTACCGGCAGCCGCAGCGATACCTTTGGGGACGGTGTTTATGCTGCTGATGGTCAAAGTCGCCAAAACCGGTACGCTTTTACTCAGCGGTATTCTGCAAGGGACGGTATCTTTGTTTATGGGAATTTCCTGGCCATTGATCACGGCCATCGTCATATCCGCCCTGCTGGGAGAGCTGGTCATCCGGGGGGCATATAAGAACCTGAAAAGAATTGCGATTAGCTATGCCGTTTTAATTGGCGGCTATGCCATTGGTTCTTTTGCCCCGCTGGTATTTTTTGCCGATGCGTACCGGGCAATGGCAACCAGCCGGGGCTATGACGAGGTTTATATCAATAAAATTATTGAACTGTTAAACGGCCCTGTATTCGCGGGGATACTGGCAGTGTCCATAGCGGGAGCTTTGCTGGGAGCCTTGCTGGGCAAGCGGCTTTTGAGAAAGCATTTTAGTAAAGCCGGTATTGTGTGA